GGCAGGAATAGCAAAGCGCGTCTCACGTACTGCCTCAAACGCCGCTTCGGCCCGATCCAGCATACCGGCCTTCAAGAAATCCTGGGCGATCTGAAATTGTGCGTTTTCACGATCGGCCACCGGCAAGTCAGCGCGCGACAGCAGACTTTGATGCACACGGATGGCGCGCTCCATCTCGCCGCGGCGACGAAACAGACTGCCCAACGCAAAGTGAAGTTCGGTGGTTTCAGGGTCCAGCTTGGCCACTTCCACAAACGCATCAATGGCACGATCCGGCTCTTCATTGAGCAGAAAGTTCAAGCCCTTGAAGTACGAGTCGGGCAAGCTGCGGGTTTCGGACATCATTTGCCGAAAATCCACCCGCGCCGCGACCCAGCCCAAGCCAAAAAGAAGGGGTACAAAAACCAACCACCAGGTTTCAAAATCCACTGTTTACTCCAAGGGCTTACAAAGGCGCCAGAGGGGCGACGGTCTCAGGCGCAACAGCGGCCGCCGTGTTCCCAGGCGAAGGCTGTGCCTGTTCCAGCCTGTCTTGCAGACGATCCATTTCGCGTCGCAGGCGGTTGACCTCGCGACGGCGACGCATCACGGCACCGACCATCAGCAGCAGCCCCAACACCAAGCCTAAAATAAACGCGGCCAGCATCACG
This genomic interval from Alcaligenes ammonioxydans contains the following:
- a CDS encoding LapA family protein; the protein is MRYLVWVLRLLVFVIVLLFALKNTEPVQVSFFAEHIIQDVPLIVVMLAAFILGLVLGLLLMVGAVMRRRREVNRLRREMDRLQDRLEQAQPSPGNTAAAVAPETVAPLAPL